The following are encoded in a window of Gossypium raimondii isolate GPD5lz chromosome 13, ASM2569854v1, whole genome shotgun sequence genomic DNA:
- the LOC105784169 gene encoding scarecrow-like protein 32: protein MKTEVRGNGGSVSLQNPSLFNTPLDPITGALKGCLGSLDGACIEKLLLHCASALENNDVTLAQQVMWVLNNVASTVGDTNQRLTAWFLRALISRASRVCPTSMNFNGGSMFQRRLMTVTELVGYVDLIPWHRFGFCASNGAIFKAVEGYGKVHILDFSITHCMQWPTLIDALAKRPEGPPSLRITVPSCRPQVPPLLNVSKEEVGHRLANFAKFRDVPFEFHVKDDDPCLSNETFATQFESLLTQLTRSQLDLRDDEALVINCQNWLRYLSDETKGNTTTVRDAFLDVIKGLNPRIIVVVDEDCDLSASSLSSRITTCFNYLWIPFDALETFLPKDSRQRLEYESDIGHKIENIVGFEGFRRTERLESGVKLSQRINDAGFVSLPFCEDTINEVKSLLDEHASGWGMKREEDMLVLTWKGHNSVFATAWTELED from the coding sequence atgAAAACTGAGGTAAGAGGAAACGGTGGATCAGTTTCCCTTCAAAACCCTAGTCTTTTCAACACCCCACTGGATCCCATAACCGGAGCACTCAAAGGGTGCCTTGGTAGCCTCGATGGAGCATGCATAGAGAAGCTTCTACTTCACTGCGCCAGTGCCCTCGAGAACAACGACGTGACTTTGGCTCAGCAAGTCATGTGGGTGCTCAACAACGTCGCTTCCACCGTCGGCGACACCAACCAGAGGCTCACCGCTTGGTTCTTAAGAGCCCTCATCTCTAGAGCGTCTAGGGTTTGTCCCACGAGCATGAATTTCAACGGCGGGAGCATGTTCCAGAGGAGGCTAATGACTGTTACCGAGCTAGTCGGGTACGTTGATTTAATCCCTTGGCACCGTTTTGGGTTTTGTGCATCCAACGGTGCCATTTTTAAGGCGGTCGAAGGGTACGGCAAAGTTCACATATTGGATTTTAGCATCACTCATTGTATGCAGTGGCCGACCCTAATCGACGCCTTGGCTAAGAGGCCTGAAGGCCCACCGTCGCTCCGTATCACGGTGCCCTCTTGCAGGCCACAAGTTCCCCCTTTGCTCAACGTGTCGAAAGAGGAAGTGGGTCACCGTTTGGCCAATTTCGCTAAGTTTAGGGACGTGCCTTTTGAATTCCATGTCAAAGATGATGACCCTTGTTTGTCCAATGAAACGTTTGCTACTCAGTTTGAATCACTGTTGACTCAGTTGACTCGTTCCCAGCTAGACCTTAGGGATGATGAGGCTTTGGTGATAAACTGTCAAAATTGGCTACGGTATTTATCTGACGAAACAAAAGGGAATACCACCACCGTGCGAGATGCTTTCCTCGACGTGATTAAAGGCCTTAATCCTCGTATTATAGTTGTGGTCGACGAGGATTGTGATTTAAGCGCATCGAGCCTTAGTTCGAGGATCACAACATGCTTCAATTACCTTTGGATACCCTTTGATGCATTGGAGACTTTCTTGCCCAAAGATAGTCGCCAAAGGCTAGAATACGAATCCGATATCGGTCACAAGATTGAGAACATCGTGGGTTTCGAAGGGTTTCGAAGGACGGAGAGGCTAGAATCCGGTGTGAAATTGTCGCAGAGGATTAACGATGCCGGATTCGTTAGCCTCCCGTTCTGCGAAGACACCATTAACGAAGTTAAGTCCCTGCTTGATGAACATGCTAGTGGATGGGGTATGAAAAGAGAGGAAGATATGTTGGTCCTCACATGGAAAGGTCACAACTCGGTTTTCGCCACGGCATGGACCGAGTTGGAGGATTGA